The Acetomicrobium flavidum genome window below encodes:
- the ppdK gene encoding pyruvate, phosphate dikinase encodes MSVVRTEVKYVYRFDEGSAAMVSLLGGKGANLAEMKRLGFPVPNGFIISTEACRAYMKEGPQWLDSLWPAVVEHMHFLERATGKTFGGRENPLLVSVRSGAPISMPGMMDTILNLGLNDETTEALAEISKDLRFAYDCYRRFIQMFADVVLGIELNLFEGVLSEVKQKLNVKYDYEIPADVLRDVVDQFKNIVRSKIDQAFPQDPWIQLKMAIEAVFKSWNNKRAITYRRISNIPDDLGTAVTVMEMVFGNLGEDCGTGVVFTRNPSTGEKELFGEFLVNAQGEDVVAGIRTPQPIALLRETNPKVYGELLKVAESLERHFRDMQDIEFTVERGKLYILQTRSGKRSAKAAVRIASEMVAEGIIDERTAVSRVTPKEVEQLLHRQIDPSVQISPIATGIAASPGAAVGKVVFDVDEAEERGKNGESIILVRPETTPEDIHGLSMAAGLLTSRGGQTSHAALVARSLGIPCVVGCEAVNIDFANEAFTVGEVAVKKDDVITIDGTSGNVYLGAVPLVDPSLREKNLTNLLGMADKFARLQVWANCDTPSEARQARELGAKGIGLCRTEHMFREANRLPIMQQVIVADSKDERLHALEKLVTLQKGDFLEIFKVMAGLPVVIRLLDPPLNEFLPKEQDVTKKLFQLRSNGGSEGEIKRLEALLRRIEALKENNPMLGFRGCRIGVLYPEIYEAQVRAIVEAACELMMQGIDVNVKIMVPLVATGQEMCMLRSNIEKVATATAGKYGVNLPCKVGTMIELPRAAIVADEIAEYADFFSFGTNDLTQTTLGVSRDDAEGKFLAAYVRLGIYMEDPFHSLDRKGVGTLMKMAVERGKGTNKDLELGICGEHGGDPSSIAFCHSIGLDYVSCSAMRVPVARLSAAHAALGLLN; translated from the coding sequence ATGAGTGTAGTAAGGACCGAAGTCAAGTACGTATATCGCTTTGACGAGGGAAGTGCGGCTATGGTGTCCCTTTTGGGTGGCAAGGGTGCCAACCTGGCCGAGATGAAGAGGCTGGGTTTTCCCGTGCCCAACGGTTTCATCATCTCCACAGAAGCCTGTCGCGCTTATATGAAAGAAGGCCCACAGTGGTTGGATAGCCTGTGGCCTGCCGTAGTGGAGCACATGCATTTTCTCGAGCGCGCGACGGGAAAGACCTTTGGAGGTCGTGAGAATCCGCTTCTGGTGTCTGTTCGCTCAGGTGCCCCGATTTCCATGCCGGGCATGATGGATACCATATTGAATCTGGGACTAAACGACGAGACGACCGAGGCTTTGGCTGAAATTTCGAAAGACCTCCGTTTTGCTTACGACTGCTACAGAAGGTTTATCCAAATGTTTGCAGACGTTGTCTTGGGCATAGAGCTCAACTTGTTTGAAGGCGTCCTATCAGAGGTCAAGCAGAAGCTAAACGTCAAATACGATTATGAGATCCCCGCAGATGTCCTTCGTGACGTAGTGGATCAATTTAAGAACATCGTTAGATCAAAAATTGATCAGGCCTTTCCGCAGGACCCATGGATACAGCTTAAGATGGCCATTGAAGCAGTTTTCAAGAGCTGGAACAACAAGCGAGCCATTACCTATCGAAGGATCAGCAATATACCTGACGACCTCGGGACTGCTGTAACAGTGATGGAAATGGTCTTTGGGAACTTGGGGGAAGACTGTGGTACGGGGGTTGTCTTCACGCGCAATCCGTCAACTGGAGAAAAAGAGCTTTTTGGAGAGTTTCTTGTCAACGCTCAGGGAGAAGATGTGGTTGCCGGCATAAGGACGCCGCAGCCCATAGCGTTGCTCAGGGAGACTAATCCTAAAGTCTATGGCGAGCTTCTGAAGGTGGCCGAATCACTTGAGAGGCATTTTAGGGATATGCAGGACATAGAGTTCACGGTGGAAAGGGGAAAGCTTTACATCCTTCAGACCAGGAGCGGCAAGCGTTCTGCCAAAGCCGCCGTGAGGATTGCCTCAGAAATGGTGGCCGAAGGCATAATCGACGAGCGGACGGCTGTAAGCAGGGTAACCCCTAAGGAAGTAGAACAGCTGCTTCACAGGCAAATAGATCCATCAGTGCAGATATCCCCAATTGCGACCGGCATCGCTGCATCGCCAGGTGCCGCCGTCGGCAAGGTCGTATTCGATGTGGACGAGGCGGAAGAGCGCGGTAAAAACGGCGAATCGATCATACTCGTTCGGCCCGAGACTACCCCTGAAGACATTCACGGCCTTTCTATGGCTGCGGGGTTGCTCACCAGCAGAGGCGGTCAGACAAGCCATGCCGCCCTGGTTGCCCGCTCCCTTGGGATACCATGCGTGGTCGGATGTGAGGCAGTAAACATAGATTTTGCCAATGAGGCGTTTACCGTCGGTGAAGTTGCGGTTAAAAAAGATGATGTAATAACCATTGACGGGACAAGCGGAAACGTTTACCTCGGTGCGGTGCCCCTGGTCGATCCTTCCCTGCGCGAAAAAAACCTTACCAACTTGTTGGGTATGGCTGACAAATTTGCAAGGCTGCAAGTTTGGGCCAATTGCGATACTCCAAGTGAGGCAAGGCAGGCGCGCGAACTTGGGGCAAAAGGGATAGGATTGTGCAGGACTGAGCACATGTTCAGGGAGGCAAACAGGTTGCCCATAATGCAACAGGTCATTGTGGCAGATAGCAAGGATGAGAGGTTGCATGCCCTAGAGAAGCTCGTTACATTACAGAAAGGCGATTTCTTGGAAATCTTCAAGGTCATGGCAGGTTTGCCTGTGGTGATCAGGCTGCTCGATCCTCCTTTGAACGAATTTTTGCCCAAAGAACAAGATGTGACTAAAAAATTATTCCAGCTTAGATCTAATGGCGGCTCCGAGGGGGAAATCAAGCGTTTGGAGGCCCTTTTGAGGAGGATAGAGGCTCTCAAGGAAAATAACCCCATGTTGGGCTTCAGGGGTTGTCGCATCGGAGTTCTGTATCCGGAGATATATGAGGCTCAAGTAAGGGCCATCGTTGAAGCTGCCTGCGAACTCATGATGCAAGGTATCGACGTCAACGTTAAGATAATGGTTCCCTTAGTGGCAACCGGACAGGAGATGTGCATGCTTCGTTCCAACATAGAAAAGGTCGCAACTGCAACGGCTGGCAAGTATGGAGTTAATCTGCCTTGCAAAGTTGGGACCATGATAGAGCTTCCAAGGGCAGCGATAGTTGCCGACGAAATAGCCGAGTATGCCGATTTCTTCAGCTTTGGTACGAACGACCTCACTCAGACGACGCTTGGAGTGTCTCGAGACGATGCCGAGGGAAAGTTTTTGGCTGCTTACGTGAGGCTGGGCATATACATGGAAGACCCCTTCCACTCCCTGGATCGCAAGGGCGTCGGCACGTTGATGAAGATGGCCGTGGAAAGGGGCAAGGGTACCAACAAAGATTTGGAGCTTGGCATATGCGGCGAGCATGGCGGAGATCCATCTAGCATCGCCTTTTGCCATTCCATCGGCTTAGATTACGTCAGCTGCTCGGCCATGCGGGTTCCGGTAGCTCGCCTTTCTGCTGCCCATGCAGCGTTAGGCCTGTTAAACTAA
- a CDS encoding ferritin-like domain-containing protein encodes MAQKTRELVGAHVDKLIELLNKAYADELIAYFYYKTAAMLVKGIHAKTVADQLEEIAKEELEHSEELAERIIQLGGEPIDDWDAITKMANYPKVDIPKDRSDYVGILKGVHIAEQGAIEVYANIIKFLQTEAKDPITFHVIRHIMGEEMHHEEEVETLLGI; translated from the coding sequence ATGGCACAAAAGACGAGGGAACTTGTAGGGGCACATGTCGACAAGCTGATAGAACTGCTGAATAAGGCTTATGCAGACGAGCTGATTGCCTATTTCTACTACAAAACGGCAGCTATGTTGGTAAAGGGCATCCATGCTAAAACTGTTGCCGACCAACTGGAGGAGATAGCCAAGGAGGAGCTGGAACACTCCGAAGAGCTGGCTGAACGCATTATCCAGCTTGGAGGGGAGCCCATCGATGATTGGGATGCCATAACCAAGATGGCGAACTACCCCAAGGTGGATATCCCCAAGGACAGATCAGACTACGTTGGAATACTGAAGGGGGTACACATTGCTGAGCAGGGAGCCATAGAGGTATATGCCAATATCATCAAGTTCCTGCAGACAGAGGCCAAAGATCCCATAACCTTCCATGTCATTCGTCACATAATGGGAGAGGAAATGCATCACGAAGAAGAAGTGGAGACCTTGTTGGGCATCTAG
- a CDS encoding homoserine dehydrogenase, with protein sequence MPKNFMKALLIGFGNVGRTLVEILSDGGQYCKLKDLNVSIIGIITKNHGNLVNSRGIDLIRALSEFEKGNFAAANPDRCDLDALNAVKELEYDVMIETSPLSIEGKGEPAVTYVREALSRNCNVITANKGPVAFAYSELMAIAKDKGVLLLHEATVMDGTPLFNMARHCLRGTRVTSLEGILNSTSNYVLSMMESGMSMDQAISQAQKMGIAEKNPMYDLEGWDSTVKLCVLVNALCNAKITPFEVDRNGITDITSDQVQNALRAGKHLKLICKAKLDESSPRAEVKVTEVEARDIFSTVKGQGAMLKIYTDIMAPFVVSQTDPTLPDTAYGIINDLFEVKDHISLHTNKAG encoded by the coding sequence ATGCCAAAAAATTTTATGAAGGCTTTGTTGATCGGATTCGGAAATGTTGGAAGGACTTTAGTTGAGATATTATCGGATGGTGGTCAGTATTGTAAATTAAAGGACTTGAATGTAAGCATAATAGGAATTATAACAAAAAATCACGGCAATTTGGTCAACTCGAGGGGCATAGATTTGATAAGGGCTCTATCGGAGTTCGAAAAGGGAAACTTTGCTGCGGCAAATCCTGATCGATGCGATCTAGACGCGTTAAATGCCGTAAAAGAGCTTGAGTATGACGTCATGATTGAGACATCTCCCCTATCGATCGAAGGCAAAGGAGAACCAGCTGTAACTTACGTTCGCGAGGCTTTATCGCGCAATTGCAACGTCATTACGGCCAACAAAGGACCTGTGGCCTTCGCTTACAGCGAATTGATGGCCATCGCAAAGGACAAAGGTGTTTTGCTCTTGCATGAAGCCACAGTCATGGACGGAACGCCCTTGTTTAACATGGCACGACACTGCCTTCGTGGGACAAGGGTAACGTCGTTAGAAGGCATCCTCAACTCGACCAGCAACTACGTCCTTTCCATGATGGAATCCGGGATGTCTATGGACCAAGCGATATCCCAAGCTCAAAAAATGGGAATTGCCGAGAAAAATCCCATGTACGATCTAGAAGGGTGGGATTCGACGGTTAAGCTGTGCGTCCTCGTCAACGCCCTCTGCAACGCCAAAATTACGCCTTTCGAGGTGGATAGAAACGGCATAACCGATATAACGTCAGATCAGGTCCAAAATGCCCTCAGAGCCGGCAAGCATTTAAAGTTGATCTGCAAGGCCAAACTTGACGAAAGCTCTCCTAGGGCAGAAGTTAAGGTAACTGAGGTAGAAGCTCGAGACATATTTTCAACTGTAAAAGGTCAGGGGGCTATGTTAAAAATTTATACAGATATAATGGCACCATTTGTGGTATCACAAACCGACCCAACCTTACCCGATACGGCTTATGGCATAATAAACGACCTTTTTGAGGTTAAAGATCACATTAGCTTGCATACAAATAAGGCGGGCTAA
- a CDS encoding sensor domain-containing diguanylate cyclase, translating into MNAIESLFNSSERSVICLFGISIGIVLLLIYHHKKQHEIPSSDSIYSEVFLLTLIELLPEPIYFKDSSGIILLCNEALVRFLNTPKEQIIGKNIFDILPAEDAKTCAESEKPLFETDGPAYVSYERARMINGKRHYAIERKRAIKDPSGKLLGIVGIIIDITELKQAQEKLMAEKNRLNLALEIGNIAYWEHDLLTNNINISEYGLRLLGYEILDDINTLEQFIDLIHPDDKKKFLSDLHSGLLKNDVFSLQFRIKKPDGTYIWLESKTKPIEKDFDSGETTKLAGVFVDITHYKNEVLHQKQLINDLYTLAAIDNLTGAMARWTGEALISRSLSSATNETYSIILLDLDNFKMINDSYGHLMGDAVLSKVGEVVKKSLRKTDLFVRWGGDEFLIFCQNSIDQTLHLAERLRRIIKEEFLSEGLPVTISMGLTIARPKEPLEDIFRRADEALYKAKSLGKDQAYVIE; encoded by the coding sequence ATGAATGCCATAGAAAGTTTATTCAATTCGTCCGAAAGATCCGTTATATGCCTTTTCGGCATATCTATTGGTATTGTATTATTGCTAATTTATCATCATAAAAAACAACACGAGATCCCATCGTCCGATTCCATATACAGTGAAGTGTTTTTGCTCACTTTAATAGAGCTACTGCCGGAACCCATATACTTCAAGGACAGCAGTGGCATCATATTGCTTTGCAATGAAGCTTTAGTGCGCTTTTTAAATACGCCAAAGGAACAAATCATAGGCAAAAATATATTCGATATCTTGCCTGCGGAAGACGCTAAGACATGTGCGGAAAGTGAAAAACCTCTATTTGAAACTGATGGGCCGGCTTATGTCAGCTATGAGAGGGCAAGGATGATTAACGGCAAAAGGCATTACGCGATAGAGCGCAAGAGGGCAATCAAAGACCCTTCCGGGAAACTGCTTGGCATAGTAGGCATTATCATTGATATAACCGAACTAAAACAAGCACAAGAGAAGCTCATGGCAGAAAAAAACCGCTTAAACCTGGCGCTTGAAATTGGAAATATAGCCTATTGGGAACATGACTTGCTAACGAACAATATAAACATCAGCGAATATGGGTTAAGGCTTTTAGGCTATGAAATTCTGGATGATATTAACACATTAGAGCAATTTATTGATTTAATTCATCCTGATGATAAGAAAAAATTCCTATCGGATCTTCATTCCGGACTGTTAAAAAATGACGTCTTCAGTTTACAGTTCAGGATCAAAAAACCAGACGGAACTTACATATGGCTCGAGAGCAAGACAAAGCCCATCGAGAAGGATTTTGATTCAGGCGAGACGACAAAGCTCGCGGGCGTCTTTGTTGACATTACACATTATAAAAATGAAGTTTTACATCAAAAACAGCTGATCAACGACCTATACACCTTAGCGGCTATCGATAACCTCACCGGTGCTATGGCCAGATGGACAGGAGAGGCTCTCATCAGTCGCAGCTTGTCTTCAGCCACAAATGAAACATACTCTATAATCTTACTCGATTTGGATAATTTTAAAATGATCAATGACTCCTACGGACACCTGATGGGCGACGCTGTTCTTTCCAAAGTGGGCGAGGTCGTCAAAAAATCTTTACGCAAGACTGATCTTTTCGTTCGTTGGGGTGGGGATGAATTTTTGATATTCTGTCAAAACTCAATAGATCAAACTCTACACTTGGCCGAAAGGTTACGTCGTATCATCAAGGAAGAATTTTTATCGGAAGGCTTGCCAGTAACAATCAGCATGGGATTAACAATCGCCAGACCAAAGGAGCCTCTCGAAGACATCTTTAGACGAGCCGATGAAGCTTTATATAAAGCAAAAAGCTTGGGCAAGGATCAGGCATATGTAATTGAATAA
- a CDS encoding ferritin family protein, whose amino-acid sequence MELERKILEFALKMEKEARDFYLSAKNRVSNPNTKLLIDYLADWELSHCKFIEDQLNKIKSTGKWDTYAATEMDEETAQEILRKPWVEEELQTSLIADVSDISVLRMALSLERDFNNFYTKASQKIDQPDGKKVLNKLAGWEAEHMRIIDEQIKEMHRDFMAEMGFEPF is encoded by the coding sequence ATGGAATTGGAGAGAAAAATTTTGGAATTTGCCCTGAAGATGGAAAAAGAGGCCAGAGATTTTTATCTTAGCGCTAAGAATAGGGTTAGCAATCCAAACACTAAGTTGCTCATTGATTATTTAGCAGATTGGGAGTTATCCCATTGCAAGTTCATCGAAGATCAGCTTAACAAAATTAAGAGCACCGGCAAATGGGATACCTATGCAGCGACGGAAATGGACGAGGAAACGGCTCAGGAAATATTAAGAAAACCTTGGGTAGAAGAGGAGCTTCAGACGTCGCTAATTGCAGACGTCTCCGATATAAGCGTCCTTCGCATGGCCTTGTCGCTGGAGCGCGACTTCAACAATTTCTATACAAAAGCCTCTCAAAAGATAGATCAGCCGGACGGGAAAAAGGTGTTGAATAAGCTGGCCGGTTGGGAAGCGGAACACATGAGAATTATCGATGAACAGATAAAGGAGATGCACAGAGATTTCATGGCAGAAATGGGCTTCGAGCCGTTTTAA
- a CDS encoding cation diffusion facilitator family transporter, giving the protein MVDQYDLEIRARYARKVILIGLTCNLLLMVFKLMVGIWAKSSALVADAINSLSDSITDGVALFSFYVTGKPKDATHDFGHAKFETLSTLVIGIFLMVAAGFILWRSAGKIVSAMKGVPIEGISVIALIPAAFTMIVKELLYVYTNGMAKRLDSSSLKLKAWDHRSDVFLAGGTFLGIAGAVLCGDKWRVLDPLTALILGIIILKLAMPLALESLNELLEASLPEKEEEEILRLIWAIPGIKGIHDLRTRRLGPHIAVSVHIMMEQDMPLSEAHDITIQLEKRFKERFGPHSIITVHMEPADPERLSKSYPKPKEGINPPWGSFGI; this is encoded by the coding sequence ATGGTGGATCAATACGACTTAGAGATCAGGGCAAGATATGCGCGCAAGGTCATATTAATAGGCTTGACGTGTAATCTGCTGTTGATGGTTTTTAAGTTAATGGTGGGAATATGGGCCAAAAGCAGCGCCCTCGTGGCCGATGCCATCAACTCGTTGTCCGATTCCATCACCGACGGAGTTGCATTGTTCAGCTTCTATGTGACCGGCAAGCCCAAAGATGCAACGCACGACTTTGGCCATGCGAAGTTTGAAACGTTATCGACCTTGGTAATTGGCATCTTTTTGATGGTGGCTGCGGGTTTTATACTATGGCGCAGCGCGGGCAAGATAGTTTCCGCCATGAAAGGAGTTCCTATCGAGGGGATAAGCGTCATAGCCCTAATTCCGGCTGCCTTTACCATGATAGTCAAGGAGTTGTTGTATGTATATACGAATGGAATGGCAAAAAGGTTAGATAGCAGCTCCTTGAAGCTAAAGGCCTGGGATCACAGAAGCGACGTATTCCTCGCGGGAGGGACGTTTTTAGGGATAGCGGGAGCCGTATTGTGCGGCGATAAATGGCGCGTGCTCGATCCTCTTACTGCGCTTATCTTGGGAATCATCATATTAAAATTGGCGATGCCCTTGGCACTGGAGAGCTTGAATGAACTTCTTGAGGCTTCCCTGCCCGAAAAGGAAGAAGAAGAGATTCTGAGGCTTATATGGGCAATACCGGGCATAAAGGGCATACATGACCTCAGGACTCGCCGTTTGGGTCCTCATATCGCCGTGAGCGTCCATATCATGATGGAACAAGACATGCCCCTTAGCGAAGCACACGATATTACCATTCAGCTGGAAAAGCGCTTTAAGGAACGCTTTGGACCCCACAGCATAATAACTGTTCACATGGAGCCGGCTGATCCCGAGAGATTATCTAAGAGCTACCCCAAACCCAAGGAGGGCATAAACCCTCCTTGGGGAAGTTTTGGCATTTAA
- a CDS encoding aldehyde ferredoxin oxidoreductase family protein yields MFGYMGKVLRVNLSTKNITLEPLRMDWAKDFLGARGLGSRYLVEEVDPNVDPFSPDNKLIFATGPVTGTLATSAGRFNVVTKGPLTGTIAASNSGGYFGPELKYAGYDMIIFEGKSANPVYLWIYNDHVELRDASHVWGKDSYETTDALLSETDPEAKVACIGPAGERLVLFACVMNDKHRAAGRTGVGAVMGSKNLKAVVVRGTGGIKLADKEAFLEALRKARKKIAEHPVTGGGLPAYGTNVLVNVINAAGALPTRNFKEAWFEGADKISGETMAETILLKNKACASCASACGRVTKAMGEIGEGPEYEAVWAYGAQCGVDNLEAICKANFICNKLGMDPITMGSTIGCAMELAELGLIDEKKAGVSLHWGNAEAIVKLTEDTGYKRGFGEELALGSYRLGEKYGHPELSMSAKKQEMPAYDPRALQGMGLEYATSNRGGCHVRGYLTSPEVLGIPEKLDPTDIASKPQWTKTFQDLTAAVDSLGFCLFLTFALDAGDLAAQVAPIIGKKVTAEELLLAGERIWNLERLFNLKAGISPKEDTLPPRLLNEPIPAGPSKGRVNKLHEMLPKYYELRGWGKNGIPTKERLESLGLLDIAAKYSL; encoded by the coding sequence ATGTTTGGCTACATGGGAAAGGTTTTGCGCGTAAATTTATCGACCAAGAACATAACTCTTGAGCCTCTGAGGATGGATTGGGCTAAGGACTTTTTGGGAGCCAGAGGCTTGGGAAGCAGATACCTGGTCGAAGAGGTCGACCCCAATGTAGATCCCTTTAGCCCGGATAATAAACTGATTTTTGCAACCGGTCCTGTCACCGGGACTCTTGCCACCTCTGCCGGAAGGTTCAATGTGGTTACAAAGGGGCCCTTGACCGGGACGATAGCTGCTTCGAATTCCGGTGGTTACTTTGGTCCCGAGCTGAAGTACGCAGGATACGACATGATAATTTTCGAAGGTAAATCTGCAAACCCGGTGTATTTGTGGATCTACAACGATCACGTAGAGCTGCGGGATGCATCTCACGTTTGGGGAAAGGATAGCTATGAGACCACAGACGCTCTTCTGTCCGAGACCGACCCTGAGGCGAAGGTTGCCTGTATTGGTCCGGCGGGAGAGAGGTTGGTGCTTTTTGCCTGCGTGATGAACGATAAGCATAGGGCAGCAGGCAGGACAGGCGTTGGTGCCGTTATGGGTTCCAAAAACCTCAAGGCCGTCGTCGTCAGGGGAACCGGAGGAATAAAGCTCGCAGATAAGGAAGCCTTTTTGGAAGCGCTTCGAAAGGCGCGCAAAAAAATTGCCGAACATCCCGTCACGGGTGGAGGATTGCCTGCCTATGGAACTAACGTCCTAGTAAACGTCATAAACGCTGCCGGGGCCTTGCCGACGAGAAACTTTAAGGAGGCATGGTTCGAAGGAGCCGACAAAATTTCTGGAGAGACCATGGCCGAAACCATACTTCTTAAAAACAAGGCATGTGCCAGCTGCGCATCCGCTTGCGGCAGGGTCACCAAGGCCATGGGGGAGATCGGCGAGGGTCCAGAATACGAAGCCGTTTGGGCATATGGAGCGCAGTGCGGCGTGGATAATCTGGAGGCCATCTGTAAGGCCAACTTCATTTGCAATAAGCTTGGCATGGACCCGATAACCATGGGAAGCACCATAGGATGCGCCATGGAGTTGGCCGAGCTTGGCTTGATTGACGAAAAAAAGGCGGGCGTATCCCTGCATTGGGGAAACGCTGAGGCGATCGTAAAGCTAACAGAGGATACGGGCTACAAGCGTGGCTTTGGCGAGGAGCTAGCTCTTGGGTCTTACAGGCTCGGCGAGAAGTATGGGCATCCCGAGCTTTCCATGTCGGCCAAAAAGCAGGAAATGCCCGCTTACGATCCAAGGGCTTTGCAGGGCATGGGATTGGAGTATGCTACCAGCAACAGAGGCGGATGTCACGTAAGGGGTTACTTAACTTCGCCGGAAGTGCTGGGCATACCCGAGAAGTTGGATCCGACAGATATCGCATCTAAGCCGCAGTGGACCAAGACCTTCCAGGATTTGACCGCTGCCGTCGACTCTTTGGGCTTCTGCCTGTTTTTGACCTTTGCGTTGGATGCCGGAGACCTTGCTGCCCAGGTTGCTCCAATTATCGGCAAAAAGGTCACTGCAGAAGAACTGCTTCTTGCCGGCGAGAGGATATGGAACTTGGAGAGGTTATTCAACTTGAAGGCCGGCATATCGCCAAAGGAGGACACGCTACCGCCACGATTGCTTAACGAACCTATCCCGGCAGGCCCATCTAAGGGCAGGGTAAATAAGCTTCATGAAATGCTTCCCAAGTACTATGAGCTGCGTGGATGGGGCAAAAATGGGATACCTACTAAGGAAAGGCTGGAAAGCCTGGGATTGCTGGACATCGCAGCGAAATATTCCCTTTAA